GAGCTGGCCGAACTCTGGAATATCGACCCCGTTACGTTCCACCCTGAGGTACCGAAAGATATCGTCACGATGCTCGAAACCGCCGAGCGCGGGGAGATTGAATTCCTGTGGGTGATCGGCACTAATCCAATTGTCAGCCTGCCTGACCAGAATCGTACGCGGCGCATCCTGGAGCAGTTGTTCGTGGTCGTACAGGATCCTTTTGTCGACGCTGACACGATTGCTTTGGCCGACATTTACTTTCCCGTGGCCATGTGGGGCGAAAAGACGGGCTGCGTGACAAATGCTGACCGCACTGTCAATTTATTATGCAAAGCCGTCGAACCGCCGGGACAGGCCCGCACCGACCTCGAAATCTTCGTCGAGGTCGCACACCGTCTTGGTTTTAAGGATCGGGACGGCAAACCGCTAATCGGCTATCGGGAACCATCGGAGGCGTTCGACGAGTGGCGCCGCGTGTCCAAGGGCCGGCCGTGCGATTACTCAGGAATGACCTACGAGTTGTTGTTGAAGAAGGGCGGCGTGCGCTGGCCCTGCAACGAACAGCACCCGGAGGGCAGCGAGCGGCTATATGAGGATCTACATTTTTGGACCGGGATTGACGACTGCGAAAGCTACGGCGCCGATTTTCTCACCGGCAGCAAGCACACGCGCGCGCAATACAAGGCCATCGATCCCAACGGGCGTGCTTTCCTGCGGCCAGCGCAATGGCGCCGGCCGCCCAACCCGCCAAGCGAGTCATATCCCTTCGTTTTGTCGACAGGGCGTGTTGTCTACCATTTCCACACGCGAACCAAGACCGGACGTTCTGAAGCGCTGCATCGGCGTGTGCCGAATGCCTATGTTGAAATCCATCCCGACGATGCGCAACGGCTGGGCATTTGTCTTGGAGACTGGGTGGAAGTGTCGTCGATGCGCGGGCGATGGGAAGGGCCGGCGATGGTCGTCGACACGGTGCGGCCCGGAGAATTGTTTATTCCCTTCCATTTCGGCAAAGGCCATCAAGCGGCCAATCAACACACGACCTATGCCCGCGATCCTGTCAGCCAACAGCCGCAGTTTAAGTCGTCCCCAGTCCAGTTAAAGTGGCTGAGCTTTGCGGAACCGGAGCCCTGGCTGGTTGAGCGTCGGAATGACTTGCAGAATAGGAATATGAAGCCGTATGCTGCCAGAGATATTCGATAAGCGACTCTCCTCGCTCTATCGCATGAATGCGATAAAGCCCGCGTTCGTCGGCTGCACTGTACCCAAGCAAAGATGGCCAACACTTGACCTGTCCGAGAAAGTTAGACGACTACAGTGCGCCGCAGTTTGACTGGACCGGATCGCACGGCAGCGCCGACGGCGCCTGCCCTGGACGATCGGAGCGGAAAGACAGAAATCGGAACGGAAAGACCGAGCCGAAAGGCGGAGACGAGCGGCACCGTCAACGCAGTAGCCGGCTGCGTGCTGCCAGTGCACGTGTCCGGTAGCTACTGGGCTGTTTCCGGCCAATGAATTCCCCGGTGACGGGCGAGCGCCGCAGCGGCGTGTGTGTCGGCGAGCCGATGCGGGTGTACGGCAGTTGTGCCGATTGCCGGCACCGCGACGCCGACGCAAAAAGTCTCGAGCACACCATGGCAGGTCTCTCCGTGTTTAGTTTCTGCTTGGGTCCTGGCGTGGCCGATAGCCGCCGACGCTGGCCCGACGATTAACTCGTATCGACGCGCGACGAGTGTGATGCGCTTGTCTCGTCTTGCTGCGCCCTCCCTCTTGTTAACGGCGGTGCCTCTCGCCTCGATGACTAGGGAAAACACCGACGCCTAGCCGCTTGATTTGTTGCGGGCGAAACTTCTTAACCCCTTGTAAATAAACAATTTATGGAGTGGCAACCTTCAGCCGGAAAAGATTGCACCTTTTTAATGTACAAAGTACGATCAGCCAGATTTTTTCGAGTGGTCCGGCGGCAACGCCGATAAAGGAATCATGGCTAGCACCACCCTTGGCGTTAAGGTCGACGATCCGCTGCGGACCCGACTTAAAGAAGCGGCCCTGCGTCTGGAGCGCACGCCGCACTGGCTGATCAAGCAGGCAATTTTCGCGTACCTGGAGAAAATCGAGCATGGGACGCTGCCCCCCGAGTTGTCGCTGTCCCATGAAGTAGCTGACGCCGGCGAGTCGGGCATCGAACCGAACGACGACGCGTCGCACCCGTTCCTGGAACTTGCGCAGAACGTGCAACCGCAGTCGGTGCTGCGTGCGGCGATCACCGCGGCCTATCGACGTCCGGAGCCGGAGTGTGTGCCGTTCCTAATCGGGCAAGCGCGGCTGGCGCCGCCGCTGGCCAGCGACGTGCAGGTGCTCGCCACGCGCTTGGTCGAGGCGTTGCGCGCCAAGCGTACCGGCGGTGGCGTCGAAGGATTGATCCATGAGTTCTCGCTGTCGAGCCAGGAAGGCGTTGCGCTGATGTGTCTGGCCGAGGCGCTGCTGCGGATTCCGGACCGGGCCACGCGCGATGCGCTGATCCGCGACAAGATCAGCAAGGGCGACTGGAAGTCGCACGTCGGCCATGCCCCATCACTGTTCGTGAACGCCGCGACATGGGGCCTGATGATCACTGGCAAGCTGGTTGAGACCAACAGCGAAGCGGGCCTGTCGCGCGCACTTACGCGGATGATCGGCAAGGGTGGCGAGCCGTTGATCCGCAAGGGCGTGGACATGGCAATGCGGTTGATGGGCGAGCAGTTCGTCACCGGCGAGACGATTTCCGAGGCATTGGCGAACAGCCGAAAATACGAGGCGCGCGGCTTCCGCTATTCGTATGACATGCTCGGCGAGGCGGCAACGACCGAGAAAGACGCTCAGCACTACTATGCATTGTACGAACAGGCGATCCATGCGATTGGCAAGGCCGCTGGCGGGCGTGGCATCTACGACGGACCGGGGATCTCGATCAAGCTGTCGGCGTTGCATGCGCGATACTCGCGCGCGCAGTACGAGCGCGTGATGAGCGAGTTGCTGCCGCGAGTGCGAGCGCTGGCGCGCCTGGCGCGCCGCTACGACATCGGCCTGAACATCGATGCGGAGGAAGCGGACCGGCTGGAGATCTCGCTGGATCTGCTCGAGGCGTTGTGCTCCGATCCGGAGCTGGCCGGCTGGAACGGCATCGGCTTTGTCGTGCAGGCGTACCAGAAGCGCTGTCCGTTCGTGATCGACTATTTGATCGATCTGGCCCGCCGCAGCCGACATCGCCTGATGGTGCGGCTGGTCAAGGGCGCGTACTGGGACAGCGAGATCAAGCGGGCGCAGGTGGATGGGCTCGAAGGCTACCCCGTCTACACCCGCAAGGTCTACACCGACGTGTCCTATCTCGCGTGTGCAAAGAAACTGCTGGGCGTGCCCGATGCGGTGTACCCTCAATTCGCCACGCACAACGCCCACACGTTGTCGGCGATCTACCATTTGGCGGGCCAGAACTATTATCCGGGCCAGTACGAGTTCCAGTGCCTGCACGGGATGGGTGAGCCGCTATACGAGGAAGTGACCGGCCGCGGCAAGCTCAATCGTCCATGCCGCGTGTATGCACCGGTTGGCACCCATGAGACACTGCTCGCGTACCTAGTGCGTCGGCTGCTGGAGAACGGTGCGAACACATCGTTCGTGAACCGGATTGCCGATGAGTCGGTGCCGGTGGCCGAGCTGGTGGCGGATCCTGCCGACGAGGCATCACGGATTGTGCCGCTCGGTGCGCCGCACCCGAAGATTCCGTTGCCGCGCGCGCTGTATGGCAGCGAACGGGCCAACTCAATGGGGCTGGACCTGTCCAACGAGCATCGCCTCGCATCGCTGTCGTCAGCATTACTTGCGAGCACCAACGTGATGTGGCATGCCGCACCGACGCTGCAGCCCGGCGAGGTGGTGAGCGGCACGCCGCGTCTGGTGCGCAACCCCGCCGATCAGCGCGACGTGGTTGGCACGGTGGTGGACGCGACAGCAGAGCACGTGCAAGCCGCGCTCGCTAACGCGCTCGCCACCGCGCCGATCTGGCAGGCCACGCCCGTGCAGGCGCGCGCCGACTGCCTAACCCGCGCCGCTGACCTGCTCGAAGCGCAGATCCATACGCTGATGGGGCTGGTCGTGCGCGAGGCGGGCAAATCGCTGCCGAATGCGATTGCCGAGATCCGCGAGGCGATTGATTTTCTGCGCTACTACGCGAGCCAGATCCGCGGCGAGTTTTCCAACGACACGCACCGTCCGCTTGGGCTGATCGTCTGTATCAGTCCATGGAACTTCCCGCTGGCGATCTTCATGGGCCAGGTCGCGGCGGCGTTGGCCGCCGGCAATACGGTGCTGGCGAAACCCGCCGAGCAGACGCCGCTGATCGCCGCGCAGGCGGTGCGTCTCCTGCACGAGGCCGGCGTTCCCACTGGCGCCGTGCAATTGCTGCCCGGCGACGGGGAGACGGTGGGCGCTGCGCTGGTCGCCGATCCGCGTACCCGTGGCGTGATGTTTACTGGCTCCACCGAGGTCGCACGCCTCATCAACCGTACGCTATCCGAACGGCTGGATCCGGACGGTAAGCCGATTCCGCTGATCGCCGAGACCGGCGGCCAGAATGCGATGATCGTTGACTCGTCGGCGCTGCCCGAGCAGGTCGTCGCGGACGTGCTGCAGTCGGCGTTCGACTCGGCCGGCCAGCGGTGCTCGGCGCTACGCGTGTTGTGCCTGCAGGATGACGTGGCGCAGCACACGTTGCAGATGCTGACCGGCGCAATGCGCGAATTGTCGATTGGCAATCCAGATCGTCTATCCACCGATATCGGCCCGGTCATCGATGCCGAAGCCAAGCGTGGCATCGAAGCGCATATCGCGACGATGCGCGATAAGGGCCGCAAGGTGTTCCAATTGCCGCTGCCGGACAGCTGTCAGCATGGCATGTTCGTGCCGCCGACACTGATTGAGATTGACAGCATCGACGAGTTGGAGCGCGAGGTGTTCGGGCCGGTGCTGCATGTGGTGCGCTACCGCCGCCATGCGCTGGAATCGCTGCTGGAGGCCATCCGTGCGACCGGCTATGGGCTGACGCTGGGGGTCCACACGCGAATCGATGAGACGATCGGCCACGTCATCGAGCGCGTGCATGTGGGCAATATCTATGTGAACCGCAACGTGATCGGCGCGGTGGTCGGCGTGCAGCCGTTCGGCGGAGAAGGGCTCTCGGGCACGGGGCCGAAGGCGGGCGGACCGCTGTACCTGTATCGGCTGCTGGCTAAGCGTCCGAACGGCATACCCGCGTCGCTGGCCAGGTCGCTGAGCGAGGAGACGCCGGCCGACGGCGGACCGGCGGCAGCGCTCACGGCGTTTCGCGACTGGTTGCTCGGCGAGCGCGATGTCCAGCTCGCTGCCCGTTGCGACGGCTACCTGAGCCAGGTGCTCGCCGGTGCCACGGCCACGCTGCCGGGCCCGACCGGGGAGCGCAACACTTATGCGCTCAGCGCACGTGGCACGGTATTATGCATCGCGTCGACGGCCAGCGGCGCACGCGCACAGCTGGCGGCGGTGCTGGCCACCGGCAACCGCGCGTTGTTCATCGGCGCGAGCGGCGAGCAACTGGTCGGTGCGTTGCCAGTCGCGTTGCGCAGCTACGCGGCGGTGAGCCGCGACGGTGACCTCGGCGTCGAGTATGATGCCGTGCTGTTTGAGGGCGACAGCGATGCGTTGCAATCGCTAGTACGGCAGATCGCCGCGCGCGGCGGCCCGATCGTCAGCGTGCAGAGTGTTGTGACCGGCGCGTTCGACGAGGATGCCTTCGGCGACGACTATGCGCTTGAGCGGCTGTTGACTGAGCGTTCGGTGAGCGTCAACACGGCTGCGGCGGGCGGTAATGCCAGTTTGATGACAATCGGCTGAATACCATTTGGTCGCTTGACACAAAGTGAGGCGGGGCACGGCGGACGCCGGGCGACGCCTCACCCTTAAAGCCAAAAGGAGATGTCTCGATGGAGCACACGATGAAAAAGCTGACGGGCGCGACGTTGTTCGCCGCCTTGTCGGTCGCGGGGAGCGTAGCGCACGCGCAGCAGACAGAGCAAGTGAAGGTGGGCTTTGCCGCACCGATGACCGGCGCCCAGGCGCACTATGGCAAGGACATGCAGAACGGCATCGTGCTCGCGATCGAAGACTTCAATGCAACCAAGCCGGTGCTCGGCGGCAAGCCGGTGCAAATCGTGCTGGACACCGGCGATGACCAGGCCGACCCGCGTACCGGCACAACCGTTGCGCAAAAGCTCGTTGATGATGGTATCAAGGGCATGCTCGGCCATTTCAACTCTGGGACGACGATTCCGGCATCGCGCATCTATGCGAATGCCGGGATTGCGCAGATCGCGATGGCAACCGCGCCGGAATACACGCAGCAGGGCTACAAAACGACGTTCCGGATGATGACTTCCGACACGCAGCAAGGCTCGGTGGCTGGCACGTTTGCGGCGAGGACGCTGAAACTGAAGAAGGTTGTGATTATCGACGACCGAACCGCGTATGGCCAGGGCCTGGCCGATCAGTTCGAGAAGGCCGCGAAGGCCTCGGGCGCGAAGATCCTGGAGCGCGAGTACACGAACGACAAAGCGGTCGATTTCAAGGCGATCCTCACCAAGGTGAAATCGTTGACGCCGGATCTAGTCTACTATGGCGGCGCGGACGCGCAAGCCGGCCCGATGGTCAAGCAAATGAAGGCGCTAGGGATCAAAACGCCGCTGATGGCCGGCGAAATGGTCAAGACCGACACGTTCCTGAAGCTTGCGGGCGACGCCGCCAACGGCACGATCGCGTCGCTGGCAGGCCTGCCGCTGGAAGAAATGCCGGGGGGCAAGGACTATGTCGCGAAGTACAAGAAGCGTTTTGGCGAAGAGGTACAGACCTATTCGCCGTATGCGTACGATGGCGCGATGGCCCTGTTCGAAGCGATGAAGAAGGCCAACTCGACCGATCCGGCGAAGTACCTGCCGGCGTTGGCGAGGACCGACATGTCGGGCGTCACGGCCAAGCACGTCGCGTATGACGCGAAGGGTGACCTAAAGAACGGTGGCATCACGCTGTACAAGGTCGTCAACGGCCAATGGACCCCGCTGCAAAGCGTGGGCGGTAAGTAAGTCGCCGCTGAGCGCCCGTGCGTGGATGACTCGGGCGGGCGGGTCGAACGGCAGCGTGAATGCACGGGCCCCCGAGCGGGGCTCGTTGCTTTGGTGCAGTCGGATAGCGCCCGGATTGATACTGCGTCAGCACTCGACGATGTTCACGGCGAGGCCGCCGCGGGACGTCTCCTTGTACTTCGTTTTCATGTCGGCGCCGGTTTCGCGCATTGTCTTGATCACCGAATCGAGCGACACGTAGTGTGAGCCGTCGCCGCGCAGCGCCATCCGCGCGGCATTGACGGCCTTGACCGAGGCCATCGCATTGCGCTCAATGCAGGGGATTTGCACCATGCCGCCCACCGGGTCGCAGGTCAATCCCAGGTTGTGCTCCATGCCGATCTCCGCTGCATTCTCGACTTGCGCGGGCGTCGCCCCCATGACCGCGGCCAGCGCGCCGGCCGCCATCGAGCAGGCGACCCCGACCTCGCCCTGGCAACCGACCTCGGCACCGGAGATCGATGCATTGAGCTTGTACAGGATGCCGATCGCGCCGGCGGTCAACAGAAAATCGATGACGCCCGTGTCATTTGCGTCGGGCACGAACCGCGTGTAGTAATGCAGCACGGCTGGGATGATTCCAGCTGCGCCGTTCGTTGGCGCTGTCACCACACGGGCCCCGGCTGCGTTTTCCTCGTTGACCGCAATCGCGTACAAATTGATCCAATCGACCATCGACAGCGGATCGCGCAATGCCACCTCGGGCTTGCCCGACAGGTCGCGATACAACTGCGGCGCCCGCCGGCGCACTTGGAACGGGCCCGGCAGGTTGCCGTCTGCTGCAGGATTGCCGATGCCACAACCGCGCGCGACGCATGACTGCATCACGCCCCAAATACGCAGCAGATCGGCACGGATCGCGTCGTCGCTGCGCCATACCCGCTCGTTCTCGAACATCAGCTGCGCGATGGTGCGCCCAGTTTGCGTACATCGCTGCAACAACTCGCTGCCGGTCGAGAAAGGGTGTGGCAGCTGCTCGTGCGCATTAAGCACGCGTGTGTTGGACGCACCGGCCGTGACCACGAAGCCAC
This sequence is a window from Mycetohabitans rhizoxinica HKI 454. Protein-coding genes within it:
- a CDS encoding molybdopterin oxidoreductase family protein, producing the protein MLRGAIGKRGAGPLLMAGQPSAMSNREAGADGSYPGYRNPHNLTHMRELAELWNIDPVTFHPEVPKDIVTMLETAERGEIEFLWVIGTNPIVSLPDQNRTRRILEQLFVVVQDPFVDADTIALADIYFPVAMWGEKTGCVTNADRTVNLLCKAVEPPGQARTDLEIFVEVAHRLGFKDRDGKPLIGYREPSEAFDEWRRVSKGRPCDYSGMTYELLLKKGGVRWPCNEQHPEGSERLYEDLHFWTGIDDCESYGADFLTGSKHTRAQYKAIDPNGRAFLRPAQWRRPPNPPSESYPFVLSTGRVVYHFHTRTKTGRSEALHRRVPNAYVEIHPDDAQRLGICLGDWVEVSSMRGRWEGPAMVVDTVRPGELFIPFHFGKGHQAANQHTTYARDPVSQQPQFKSSPVQLKWLSFAEPEPWLVERRNDLQNRNMKPYAARDIR
- the putA gene encoding trifunctional transcriptional regulator/proline dehydrogenase/L-glutamate gamma-semialdehyde dehydrogenase, which gives rise to MASTTLGVKVDDPLRTRLKEAALRLERTPHWLIKQAIFAYLEKIEHGTLPPELSLSHEVADAGESGIEPNDDASHPFLELAQNVQPQSVLRAAITAAYRRPEPECVPFLIGQARLAPPLASDVQVLATRLVEALRAKRTGGGVEGLIHEFSLSSQEGVALMCLAEALLRIPDRATRDALIRDKISKGDWKSHVGHAPSLFVNAATWGLMITGKLVETNSEAGLSRALTRMIGKGGEPLIRKGVDMAMRLMGEQFVTGETISEALANSRKYEARGFRYSYDMLGEAATTEKDAQHYYALYEQAIHAIGKAAGGRGIYDGPGISIKLSALHARYSRAQYERVMSELLPRVRALARLARRYDIGLNIDAEEADRLEISLDLLEALCSDPELAGWNGIGFVVQAYQKRCPFVIDYLIDLARRSRHRLMVRLVKGAYWDSEIKRAQVDGLEGYPVYTRKVYTDVSYLACAKKLLGVPDAVYPQFATHNAHTLSAIYHLAGQNYYPGQYEFQCLHGMGEPLYEEVTGRGKLNRPCRVYAPVGTHETLLAYLVRRLLENGANTSFVNRIADESVPVAELVADPADEASRIVPLGAPHPKIPLPRALYGSERANSMGLDLSNEHRLASLSSALLASTNVMWHAAPTLQPGEVVSGTPRLVRNPADQRDVVGTVVDATAEHVQAALANALATAPIWQATPVQARADCLTRAADLLEAQIHTLMGLVVREAGKSLPNAIAEIREAIDFLRYYASQIRGEFSNDTHRPLGLIVCISPWNFPLAIFMGQVAAALAAGNTVLAKPAEQTPLIAAQAVRLLHEAGVPTGAVQLLPGDGETVGAALVADPRTRGVMFTGSTEVARLINRTLSERLDPDGKPIPLIAETGGQNAMIVDSSALPEQVVADVLQSAFDSAGQRCSALRVLCLQDDVAQHTLQMLTGAMRELSIGNPDRLSTDIGPVIDAEAKRGIEAHIATMRDKGRKVFQLPLPDSCQHGMFVPPTLIEIDSIDELEREVFGPVLHVVRYRRHALESLLEAIRATGYGLTLGVHTRIDETIGHVIERVHVGNIYVNRNVIGAVVGVQPFGGEGLSGTGPKAGGPLYLYRLLAKRPNGIPASLARSLSEETPADGGPAAALTAFRDWLLGERDVQLAARCDGYLSQVLAGATATLPGPTGERNTYALSARGTVLCIASTASGARAQLAAVLATGNRALFIGASGEQLVGALPVALRSYAAVSRDGDLGVEYDAVLFEGDSDALQSLVRQIAARGGPIVSVQSVVTGAFDEDAFGDDYALERLLTERSVSVNTAAAGGNASLMTIG
- a CDS encoding branched-chain amino acid ABC transporter substrate-binding protein, with translation MEHTMKKLTGATLFAALSVAGSVAHAQQTEQVKVGFAAPMTGAQAHYGKDMQNGIVLAIEDFNATKPVLGGKPVQIVLDTGDDQADPRTGTTVAQKLVDDGIKGMLGHFNSGTTIPASRIYANAGIAQIAMATAPEYTQQGYKTTFRMMTSDTQQGSVAGTFAARTLKLKKVVIIDDRTAYGQGLADQFEKAAKASGAKILEREYTNDKAVDFKAILTKVKSLTPDLVYYGGADAQAGPMVKQMKALGIKTPLMAGEMVKTDTFLKLAGDAANGTIASLAGLPLEEMPGGKDYVAKYKKRFGEEVQTYSPYAYDGAMALFEAMKKANSTDPAKYLPALARTDMSGVTAKHVAYDAKGDLKNGGITLYKVVNGQWTPLQSVGGK
- a CDS encoding L-serine ammonia-lyase — protein: MAVSVFDLFKIGIGPSSSHTVGPMRAALLFAQGLQRDLLLPATASVKVELYGSLGATGKGHGTDRGVMLGLLGEAPDTVQAEAIADKLEHVASSRTLALLGTHPVPFLPKEHIVFYRQALPEHPNGLKLRALDAAGSVLRESTYLSVGGGFVVTAGASNTRVLNAHEQLPHPFSTGSELLQRCTQTGRTIAQLMFENERVWRSDDAIRADLLRIWGVMQSCVARGCGIGNPAADGNLPGPFQVRRRAPQLYRDLSGKPEVALRDPLSMVDWINLYAIAVNEENAAGARVVTAPTNGAAGIIPAVLHYYTRFVPDANDTGVIDFLLTAGAIGILYKLNASISGAEVGCQGEVGVACSMAAGALAAVMGATPAQVENAAEIGMEHNLGLTCDPVGGMVQIPCIERNAMASVKAVNAARMALRGDGSHYVSLDSVIKTMRETGADMKTKYKETSRGGLAVNIVEC